Proteins from a genomic interval of Anaerolineae bacterium:
- the greA gene encoding transcription elongation factor GreA, with protein MDDRLVYLTDAGRERLEKELHYLRTVRRVEISERIREAKREGDVAENAGYESAKHEQAFVEGRIAELEDLLKRAVRIESDTGRDQVTVGCTVTICENGSPPETYRIVGSAEADPTDGSISNECPLGRALLGRRVGDRASFRAPGGIVEVTIVSID; from the coding sequence ATGGACGACAGGCTGGTCTACCTCACCGATGCCGGCAGAGAACGCTTGGAGAAGGAACTCCACTATCTTCGCACGGTGCGTCGGGTGGAGATCTCCGAGCGCATCCGCGAGGCGAAGCGCGAAGGCGATGTGGCTGAGAATGCTGGCTACGAGTCGGCCAAGCATGAGCAAGCCTTTGTGGAGGGACGGATCGCCGAACTGGAGGACCTGCTCAAGCGAGCCGTCCGCATCGAGAGCGACACCGGCCGCGACCAGGTCACCGTCGGTTGCACCGTCACTATCTGCGAGAACGGATCTCCTCCCGAAACCTACCGCATCGTAGGCTCCGCTGAGGCCGATCCCACGGACGGCAGCATCTCCAACGAGTGCCCCCTGGGCCGTGCTCTCCTCGGCAGGCGAGTGGGGGATAGGGCCTCCTTCCGGGCCCCCGGCGGAATCGTCGAGGTCACGATAGTCAGCATCGACTGA